One Cicer arietinum cultivar CDC Frontier isolate Library 1 chromosome 8, Cicar.CDCFrontier_v2.0, whole genome shotgun sequence DNA segment encodes these proteins:
- the LOC101512150 gene encoding glycerol-3-phosphate acyltransferase, chloroplastic isoform X2: protein MTDSFAKYASHINASNCYRHKKKTMFIFSTPSSSPSTAFFSPPRASNSKPLLSISSSNFYLRSSTSSVCSSTSLTFKIPRKPKESYLVSANMTSSVSNRTFLNAQNEQDVLSGIKKEVEAGTLPPAVAAGMEEVYLNYKSAVIKSGDPKADETVLSNMTALLDRIFLDVKEPFVFEPHHKAKREPFDYYMFGQNYIRPLVDFKHSYVGNMPLFMEMEEQLKQGHNIILMSNHQSEADPAIIALLLEVRLPTIVENMIYVAGDRVITDPLCKPFSIGRNLICVYSKKHMLDDPELIDMKRKANTRSLKEMATLLRSGSQIIWIAPSGGRDRPVSDSGEWAPAPFDPSSVDNMRRLVEHSGPPGHIYPLAILCHDIMPPPLKVEKEIGEKRVISFHGAGISVAPEISFSNVTAACENPEKAKDAYTKALYDSVTEQYDVLKSAIHGKKGLEASTPVVSLSKPRKLKTDTQKPCMIL from the exons ATGACCGATTCTTTCGCTAAGTATGCGTCACACATTAACGCTTCTAATTGTTACCGCCACAAAAAGAAAACTATGTTTATCTTTTCAACACcgtcttcttctccttcaacCGCATTTTTCTCACCACCTAGGGCTTCAAATTCTAAACCTCTTCTTTCCATTTCTTCTTCCAACTTTTATCTTCGATCCTCAACTTCTTCTGTCTGTTCTTCAACTTCTCTTACTTTCAAGATTCCAAGAAAACCTAAAGAAAGTTACCTCGTTTCTGCTAATATGACCTCTTCTGTTTCTAACCGCACTTTCCTCAATGCTCAAAATGAACAAG ATGTTCTTTCTGGTATAAAGAAGGAAGTAGAAGCAGGGACTCTTCCTCCTGCAGTTGCTGCAGGGATGGAAGAAGTGTACCTTAACTATAAAAGTGCA GTTATTAAAAGTGGAGATCCAAAAGCAGATGAGACTGTATTGTCAAATATGACTGCTTTATTAGATCGTATATTTTTGGATGTGAAG GAGCCTTTTGTCTTTGAACCACACCATAAAGCAAAGAGAGAGCCTTTTGACTACTACATGTTTGGACAAAATTATATACGCCCCTTAGTTGATTTCAA ACATTCTTATGTTGGCAACATGCCCCTTTTCATGGAAATGGAAGAACAACTTAAGCAG GGACACAATATTATCTTGATGTCAAACCACCAAAGTGAAGCAGATCCAGCTATTATTGCATTGCTGCTTGAAGTGCGACTTCCAACTATTGTTGAAAACATG ATTTATGTAGCAGGAGATAGAGTTATAACTGATCCTCTATGCAAGCCCTTTAGCATTGGCAG gAATCTGATCTGTGTTTATTCGAAAAAGCACATGCTTGATGATCCAGAACTTATAGACATGAAAAGAAAAGCAAATACACGAAGTCTGAAGGAAATGGCCACACTTTTAag GAGTGGATCACAAATAATTTGGATTGCCCCAAGCGGCGGTAGGGATCGACCAGTTTCCGACTCCGGGGAATGGGCACCG GCACCCTTTGATCCTTCTTCAGTAGATAATATGCGAAGGCTTGTCGAACATTCAGGTCCACCAGGTCATATCTATCCTTTGGCAATATTGTGCCATGACATAATGCCCCCTCCACTAAAG GTTGAAAAAGAAATTGGGGAGAAAAGAGTTATATCCTTTCATGGGGCTGGCATATCAGTTGCTCCAGAAATAAGCTTTTCCAACGTCACTGCTGCTTGTGAAAATCCTGAAAAG GCTAAGGATGCTTATACAAAAGCCTTGTACGATTCTGTGACTGAGCAATATGATGTGCTGAAGTCTGCCATACACGGCAAAAAAGGATTAGAAGCGTCAACTCCTGTTGTTTCTTTGTCGAAGCCACGGAA GCTAAAGACGGATACTCAAAAGCCTTGTATGATTCTGTGA
- the LOC101512150 gene encoding glycerol-3-phosphate acyltransferase, chloroplastic isoform X1, whose protein sequence is MTDSFAKYASHINASNCYRHKKKTMFIFSTPSSSPSTAFFSPPRASNSKPLLSISSSNFYLRSSTSSVCSSTSLTFKIPRKPKESYLVSANMTSSVSNRTFLNAQNEQDVLSGIKKEVEAGTLPPAVAAGMEEVYLNYKSAVIKSGDPKADETVLSNMTALLDRIFLDVKEPFVFEPHHKAKREPFDYYMFGQNYIRPLVDFKHSYVGNMPLFMEMEEQLKQGHNIILMSNHQSEADPAIIALLLEVRLPTIVENMIYVAGDRVITDPLCKPFSIGRNLICVYSKKHMLDDPELIDMKRKANTRSLKEMATLLRSGSQIIWIAPSGGRDRPVSDSGEWAPAPFDPSSVDNMRRLVEHSGPPGHIYPLAILCHDIMPPPLKVEKEIGEKRVISFHGAGISVAPEISFSNVTAACENPEKAKDGYSKALYDSVSGQYDVLKSAIHGKKGLEASTPVVSLSQPWK, encoded by the exons ATGACCGATTCTTTCGCTAAGTATGCGTCACACATTAACGCTTCTAATTGTTACCGCCACAAAAAGAAAACTATGTTTATCTTTTCAACACcgtcttcttctccttcaacCGCATTTTTCTCACCACCTAGGGCTTCAAATTCTAAACCTCTTCTTTCCATTTCTTCTTCCAACTTTTATCTTCGATCCTCAACTTCTTCTGTCTGTTCTTCAACTTCTCTTACTTTCAAGATTCCAAGAAAACCTAAAGAAAGTTACCTCGTTTCTGCTAATATGACCTCTTCTGTTTCTAACCGCACTTTCCTCAATGCTCAAAATGAACAAG ATGTTCTTTCTGGTATAAAGAAGGAAGTAGAAGCAGGGACTCTTCCTCCTGCAGTTGCTGCAGGGATGGAAGAAGTGTACCTTAACTATAAAAGTGCA GTTATTAAAAGTGGAGATCCAAAAGCAGATGAGACTGTATTGTCAAATATGACTGCTTTATTAGATCGTATATTTTTGGATGTGAAG GAGCCTTTTGTCTTTGAACCACACCATAAAGCAAAGAGAGAGCCTTTTGACTACTACATGTTTGGACAAAATTATATACGCCCCTTAGTTGATTTCAA ACATTCTTATGTTGGCAACATGCCCCTTTTCATGGAAATGGAAGAACAACTTAAGCAG GGACACAATATTATCTTGATGTCAAACCACCAAAGTGAAGCAGATCCAGCTATTATTGCATTGCTGCTTGAAGTGCGACTTCCAACTATTGTTGAAAACATG ATTTATGTAGCAGGAGATAGAGTTATAACTGATCCTCTATGCAAGCCCTTTAGCATTGGCAG gAATCTGATCTGTGTTTATTCGAAAAAGCACATGCTTGATGATCCAGAACTTATAGACATGAAAAGAAAAGCAAATACACGAAGTCTGAAGGAAATGGCCACACTTTTAag GAGTGGATCACAAATAATTTGGATTGCCCCAAGCGGCGGTAGGGATCGACCAGTTTCCGACTCCGGGGAATGGGCACCG GCACCCTTTGATCCTTCTTCAGTAGATAATATGCGAAGGCTTGTCGAACATTCAGGTCCACCAGGTCATATCTATCCTTTGGCAATATTGTGCCATGACATAATGCCCCCTCCACTAAAG GTTGAAAAAGAAATTGGGGAGAAAAGAGTTATATCCTTTCATGGGGCTGGCATATCAGTTGCTCCAGAAATAAGCTTTTCCAACGTCACTGCTGCTTGTGAAAATCCTGAAAAG GCTAAAGACGGATACTCAAAAGCCTTGTATGATTCTGTGAGTGGGCAATATGATGTGCTGAAGTCTGCCATACACGGCAAAAAAGGATTAGAAGCATCAACTCCTGTAGTTTCTTTGTCGCAGCCATGGAAGTAG
- the LOC101513449 gene encoding dolichyl-diphosphooligosaccharide--protein glycosyltransferase subunit DAD1 produces the protein MARSSTSTSKDAQDLFRALWSAYSATPTNLKIIDLYVLFAIFTALLQVVYMALVGTFPFNSFLSGVLSCVGTAVLAVCLRIQVNKENKEFKDLAPERAFADFVLCNLVLHLVIMNFLG, from the exons ATGGCTAGGTCTTCTACCTCAACAAGCAAGGATGCACAAGACCTTTTCCGCGCTCTATGGTCTGCATATTCCGCCACCCCTACAAATCTCAAAATCATTGATCTCTATGTTCTCTTCGCCATCTTCACCGCACTTCTTCAG GTAGTTTACATGGCGCTGGTTGGAACATTTCCATTTAACTCTTTCCTTTCTGGAGTACTCTCTTGCGTCGGGACTGCGGTTCTGGCTG TTTGTCTTCGGATCCAAGTCAACAAAGAGAACAAGGAATTCAAG GATCTCGCGCCCGAGCGTGCTTTTGCTGATTTTGTTCTCTGCAATTTGGTGCTCCATTTGGTGATCATGAACTTCCTTGGTTAA
- the LOC101513758 gene encoding uncharacterized protein At1g32220, chloroplastic translates to MTSFLSLPVVSPRSIPTAFSLKRPFIQTPPTLHFKNHRFAVSCSYAEAGVSGDSKLSTIDVVADVKSERIVVLGGNGFVGSAICKAAVSKGIEVISLNRSGRPTYSGSWVDQVTWIPGDVFYVNWDEVLLGATAVVSTLGGFGSEEQMIKINGEANVVAVNAAKEYGIPKFILISVHDYNLPSFLLSSGYFTGKRKAESEVLSKYPNSGIVLKPAFIYGKRRVDGFEIPLDLVGEPAEKFLKAIENFTKPLSSLPASDLLLAPPVSVDDVALAVINGVTDDDFFGVFTIDQIKEAAEKIRL, encoded by the exons ATGACGTCGTTTTTATCTCTTCCTGTCGTTTCTCCTCGTTCCATTCCCACGGCTTTCTCTCTGAAACGACCCTTCATTCAGACTCCACCCACTTTGCATTTCAAAAATCACCG ATTTGCGGTTAGCTGCAGTTATGCAGAAGCAGGTGTTAGTGGTGATTCTAAATTGTCGACTATAGATGTTGTGGCTGATGTTAAAAGTGAAAGG ATTGTAGTATTGGGAGGCAATGGCTTTGTTGGTTCTGCCATATGCAAGGCAGCAGTATCCAAGGGGATAGAAGTCATAAGCCTAAACAG GTCAGGACGTCCAACTTACTCAGGTTCATGGGTAGATCAGGTTACTTGGATTCCAG GAGATGTTTTTTATGTAAACTGGGACGAAGTACTGCTTGGAGCTACTGCAGTAGTCTCGACCCTAGGAGGTTTTGGTAGCGAGGAACAAATGATAAAGATTAATGGTGAAGCTAATGTTGTGGCTGTGAATGCTGCAAAGGAATATG GAATTCCCAAATTCATACTGATCTCAGTTCATGACTATAACTTGCCATCGTTTTTACTTTCATCGGGGTACTTCACAGGAAAGAGGAAAGCAGAATCTGAGGTTCTATCCAAATACCCTAATTCAG GTATTGTCTTAAAACCAGCTTTCATATATGGGAAAAGGAGAGTGGATGGTTttgagattcctttggatttggtAGGGGAGCCAGctgaaaaatttctaaaagcAATAGAGAATTTCACAAAACCTTTAAGCTCACTTCCAGCTTCTGATCTACTTTTGGCTCCACCTGTTAGTGTTGATGATGTTGCATTGGCGGTTATCAATGGTGTCACAGATGATGACTTCTTTGGTGTTTTTACAATTGACCAGATCAAGGAAGCTGCTGAGAAAATAAGGCTATGA